One Desmodus rotundus isolate HL8 chromosome 10, HLdesRot8A.1, whole genome shotgun sequence genomic window, TGGAGCCCTGACCCAAACGACGGAATCAGCTGGGGTCCGGTTCCCAAGGGTTCACAGTATCTCGTTCATCCGACAAATACCTTTCCCACGTCAGGAAGTACAAAGGTAGCAAAGGTGAGGACAAGACTGGGATTCCCGGACTCCTGGGGACGTTGTGTCACTGACCAACTTCGAGAACTAGGTTCCAGGGAGTCCCCTGTCCTTTTCATTGGTCATCGTGACCCGCACCCGGCCAATCCCGGACGCCGCTGGAAGCCTCCCAGCTGCACACAGCCAATCAGAAGTGCAGGAGGGGCGGTGACAGGGCGCAGACGCAATGATAGTCCAGAGAAAAATGTCGCGGCTCGGACCTGACGGTCCTGCGGCTGGGGCTGCGAGGAGGCCGGGACACTGACAGCTGGCGCCATGGAGGACGAGCAGCCCGACAGCCTGGAGGGCTGGGTGCCGGTCCGCGAGGACCTGTTCGCTGAGCCTGAGCGGCACCAGCTGCGCTTTCTCGTGGCCTGGAACAACGCGGAGGGCAAGTTCGCGGTGACCTGTCACGACCGCACGGcgcagcggcagcggcggcgcGAGGGGAACCGGCCGGGGTCTCCGCCCAGCTGGGCCGGCCTGCTCTCGGCCGCCGGGTTGCGCGGCGCGCACCGGCAGTTGGCGGCGCTGTGGCCGCCCCTGGAGCACTGCTTTCCCCCGCTGCCACCGGAGCTGGAGGCAGGCGGCGGCgcctggggcctgtgggagcTCGTGTGGCCGGCACGCGCGGGCCTTGGCGAGGCAGAACTGCAGGAACTGTGCTTGCGGCTGGAGCGCTACCTGGGACTGGCTGCCGACGGCTGCGGCGGCGCGGCCGTGCGAGACGCGCTGCTTCCGGTCGACGGCGGCGCACCGGACTGCGAGAGTCCGCGCGCCTTCCGGGAGCGCGCCCTGCGCGCGCGGTTGTCCGAAGCGGACGCGCGCCTGCGCCAGGTACGCCGGCGAGACCCGCGTTAGTGTTCCTGGGGCATCAGAAGGGGACCAGGGTAAGGGTGGGAGTCTTCCCCGAGATACAGGCTCCACGAGGAGCAAGTTCACGGTCTGACGTGGAGAAGGGGGCGCAGGGTCACAGGTGTCCTTCCCCTGCCGGGAGCAGCCagggggctgctgctggggcGCGCGGGAGTCCCAGAGTGAGGAAGTGTTAATTTAGAGCGTAGTTTTGCGCTCTGCAGAGACTAGAGCCACCGTTTTGACTCTAAAAGAGTCTCTCTGCTGGGAGCTTGGTAGCTCTGTGAACCTGGGGAGCTGAGAGAGCCTACACACTGAAGTATTTGGAGGCACCTCTCTAACGCCCTTATGAGATTCTAAAAAGCGCAGCATCTCAAAACCTTAACCATCATAAAAGTGAAGAAGAAACGTCATCTACAAACAacccagagataaccactgttaatattttgagTCTTTCAGGTCCTTTTCTCTGAGCAGTTTGTACACAGTTGAGATACAATTTTGAACTCTACTTTCCCCCGACGAACTGAAGTGTAGAATACTAagatttccttagttttgttTGTGTGGTGTGCTCTTATAAATACTGTCCATACCTGAGCTTTATGTACCTTTTCCCTTCCAGATTCTTCAAGGGCGTGAAAGAGCCAACACTATGGTAGCATTAATGGAAATTTATCGAGAAGAAGATGAAGCATACCAGGAATTTGTTACCTTGGCAACCATGTTCTTCCAGTATTTACTGAAGCCATTTAGAGATATGCGAGAATTTGCAACTTCATGTAAGCTTGATATTTTGGtatgttttctttatgtttttacttAATCTGATTTACTATATGTCACATATTATTTCTTTAGTCACATTTAAGATTCTGTGTTGGACTGTTAGGTTCACCCTTATGTTTAGAtgagatatatgtgtatatatatatatacacacacacacacacacacacacacacacacatatatatatattttaaagtgttataaaaaatgaagacattttacaTGGATCATCTTCTTAATACATTCAGATTTCTAGAGGTTTTCAAGGATTAAACACATTCTTCGCTGATGACTTGTTTTTGATGTGAtgcttattttgcttattttctccctCTAAGAACACACACAGCTATATCAGAAATAAGATGAAACTTTAGGTAGCAAGGTCCTGGACTGTGAGTCAGTAATTTAAACTTTAGTAGGTGCTGTCATCACTCGTATTTCGTTGAGCCCTGTGACAGCAGTTAGAGTGAGCATATTTTCTCCTCCATTATGCCCCAGAGTATCCCTTCGTCTTCCAGGTGGTCCCCAACTTAGAGCCTTATTCATTCTCCATAAGGAATTGCTGAATTCATGAAACTTGACTAAGTAGTAGCAATAAAAGTCATTGAAATAGTTCATGCCAGCAGTTTGCTTTCAGTTTTCTAATGGCTGTACATTACTGTTCTTTCTTACTTGTGCAATTTCCCGTTCTTACTAAAGAAATCCTTGGATGAGGATGATCTGGGTCCCAAAAGGATAGTGGCCCTGCGGAAGGAAGCCCAAGAATGGACCAGACAGGCGGAAGCAGCTATAGTCTCTATTCAAGACATCActgtgaattattttaaagaaacagtaaaagCATTGGCAGGTAATCATTTACAGTGCTACACTAAGAcaaatgtaattttcattttattcagaaCACATTTGAGTGTCTCTTTAGTATCAGGCCGCAGGTCCTGGGGATTCAGCGTAAACCGAAACTGTCCAGCCTGCTGAGAGGAGAGAGACATCTTAGCTACACATTCATCCAAATGCATGGGGAAGCGGCAGCGGCCGCAAGCCGCATGAGGAAAATCAACATGGGGCTCTGAGAGCCTGAGAGAAAAATTAGGCTCCATCGAAGTGGTCAGCAAGAGCCTCAGAGAAGGGGCAGTTGCCCTGATATCTGAAGGGTAAATGGAATTTAAGAGAGCAAAAAAGCAGTGTTGctagcagaaggaacagcatggaCAAAGGCCCTGTGGCTTGAGGGAGCTTGGCTAGTGTGAGGAACTTTGAGAATGCCCCGGGGCTGGAACAGAGTGCAGCCCGCAGGTGTCAGGGTGTGTGGGCAAGACTGCAAGCTGAGACCATGCAGGGCCTTTTGAGCTGGGTAAAGGATGTTTGTTTTGTCTAAATCATTGTCGTGGCAGTTCCAAAGAGGGAAAAACTTACTGTCTGTCAGCCAGTCTGATAAATCATAGTACATGCATAGGACAGAGCAGCACACAGCTACTAAGCATGATTCTCTATCTCTATGAACCGCAGGCGTTCCGTGATACAGGAAGTGAAATAAACAGGACACacgggggtgggggaaaagtagctttacagttgtcaGTACACGAAACAGactattcttgtattgttatttattaattatggtattattttccatatgaacagttGTAATTCTACATTGTCCCACCCTGTGAAAAAGACTGATGatcttgtggatttttttttttttttttttgtcaaactATCTAACCTGTCTGTCTAGCTAGACATAGAGTCTAGAAGTGTATGTAGTAACATGTAAGAAGGAATTGCTAGTAGGTGAGATTCAtgactattttcctctttttaaaaacatcacacaTCTAAAATGTTATATCAAGGACCATGTGTTATTTGTGTGATAACAGAAAAGTCATTAAAattaatactcttttaaaaaggaTGTTTTGCCAGTAATGTGGGAGGCAAGAAAGGATTAGCCCAGGataaatttttcagtttttaatgagCTGTAATTAAGCTATTTGTTACTCCTTATGATCCAACAGGGATGCAGAAACAAATGGAACAGGATAAGAAGAGATTTGGTCAGGCTGCCTGGGCCACAGCAGCTCCCAGGCTGGAAAGACTCAAGCTGATGTTAGCTCGAGAGACACTGCAGCTCATGAGAGCCAAAGAGCTGTGTTTAAATCACAAAAGAGCTGAGATCCAGGGAAAGGTAAGCCAAGATACAGGTGACTTTATATTAGAAACAGACTTCGATTTGAGATGTCATCTTTCCTTCCAGCCATTGTTGAAGAGCTTCCTTTCCTATTCCAACACCATCTTCTAGTAGATGAGAATTTCCAGACCAGGGACGATTGGCTATAAAGTTTCCATTTCCTCAAGATGGTTTTGCAATACTATATTGTAGGATTCAGTCGATAATAGCATTGAGCTCAGTACTGAGGAAggtaatatactttaaaagtcaACCCAGTGCTATCATCAGCAGAACTCGAGAATAACCAGAGGTTCTTCCTTCTGGGATCACAGTCAATTACAGGCCTTCCTGCACTGCTAAGACTTTACAGCAGAAAATGCTGTAAAGTCCTCAGTGTCATTTACTGTCCTCAAAACCTTAGTGTTTTCGTGTGTTTCAAGGAGGAGATAAAGTATTTGTAAAAATGTTGAATGGggcatttttgtttcattaaatgaaatagtgtttcttcttgcttttttatatttGGTACTgagcaaagaatagaaaacagATCAAATGCTTTGAAAGTTTCCTTTcagtacattaaatattttaacttgctcttttttttttttccatgaaaacaaGATGGAATATCTtccagaacaagaaaaaaatatagatgTTGTAGATGAACTAGAAATAGAGTATTATGAAGTTCAATTAGAACTGTATGATGTTAAATTTGAgatattaaaatatgaagaaatccTACTTACCACAAAGTTGGACTCCATTAAAAGACTTATAAAAggtacaacttatatttaaaatatatattaaaatgttttaagttataCATTCAAGGAAGTACAGACTTTATCAGTTATTTCTTGTAAATTGTATAAGATATCTACTGAAATTTCTAGTTTCCCTTCAGCATCtttattattcaaaaatataGTCCTTGTTAAACAtacagcaaaataaagaaaaggaaaacctttaATAACTCAGTTCCATCGGGTGGACGTACTTAGTGATAACAATTTGCTGATTAGCTTTGTAGCCTGATGTATATAAATatcaattttcaaattaaaactgtatatCCTGTTCAGtactctctttttcctttaataCTTAATAACCATCATCCCATCTCAGTAAGTAACAAAATCTTCCGAaaattttaatggctgcatagtattccagtgTACGGCTGCACCGACCGACTTTCAGCCTCTCGCTGTTGTGAACAGCAGTGTAGTGCAGAAGCACCCTTTAAACGTGTTGGTGTACAGGGCAGGTCATTCCCTTGGAATGAATTTCTCAAGGCGAGATCAGTGAAGTGGGTCAAGGACCACGCAAAATTTACACTTGACAAACGTGTCAAAACAACACAACAGCAATCATTTGATACACATTTTCCCTCACCtctgatattttctaatttctaaatttCATACAGTCATACATCACAGCCCTCTAGGGAGGCTGTGCAAAGTGACAGCCCATCAGCAGATTATGCAAATACCTGTTTCCCCATACTTTGCCCATTCTTTTAAATTCATGCCTAattaatagggaaaaaaaaggcatcttttaattttcatttcctccagtTACAAGTGATGTTGAATGCAATGTTGTAGGTTTActggccatttttttaaattcagttcctATGGTCTTTGCATGTTTCCTTTACATATTAAGGATACTATTCTATTATTTGTCATATGTTGCAAACAAATTCTCCCTGTTGTTTGCTTTCTCTTGCCCTgcagaaatgtttaattttcatgaagtcaCATCTCTCCacctttttgtttctgtgttacACCTGGCAAAGGGATCTATGGGTTTTGCTTTTGGTAGCATGCCTGGCAAACTCCTCCTCATCCCAAAATTGTGtcaatagtttatttatttttttcatttactatttttctgatttttaaaggaacatttaGCTCTTTAATCCaggtgaaatttattttgatgtGGGGTAGGAATCTAATGTTTCCGCCCACGTCATTGGGAGTCCCCATCACTGCTGCTTTGCCTCGCTACCTGTCTCGCAGcattactatatttattttgacCGATTTTCAATTGTTACTTTCCTTCATTGACTTGTGAGTGGCTTCTGGTACTGGTACCACACTCTGCCCATTGTACCTCGGAGCTACATTTCAGTATCCCGTAAAGCGTGCACCTGCCTTACTACTCTCCTGCTCCACAAGCTTTCTGACTGTTCTCCTTTATTCTTCCAGATGAACTTTAGAATCATTTTGACAAGTTCAAAACAAtctaacaaataaacaaaaacaaaactcggAATTTTTATTGGGATTGTGCTTAAAGTTAGAGATAACTGGGGGAGAATTGTCGTCTTTGCAATTTTGAATCTTCCCAGCCAAGAACATGGTATGTCTctccatttacttgtgtctttTTTCCCTAAAGGTTTTCCAAGATTAGCAATTTTTTTGGTATATATCTGCACATTGAATTTAATCCTAGGAATTCAAGAAACTTTATAACAGTTTCAGGttataagcattttacatatttaggaaaaattttatttcaaaaagttaatCTGGAAGGATGCATGCCAAattgttaatgtttttctctGGGTTGGGATTCCAAAGgtttgggaaaggaagaagaaaaatttcacttttcatttactGTGCTTCTGTAGGGCTTGAATTTGTTAACAATTAgcatgcatgtatttttaaaaaatcagtatataATCAAGATAATATACTATTAAAGCACTTTAACAGTGTACTGCTGGTGACTGTAAGTTGCCTTTCTGGAGGGCAGTTTGACTGTAGTTACCGAGAGTCTTAACTATCCATCCATTTCAGGAAGTAATAAAAATGGACACAAAGCCCTACATTCAGAGGTGCTCACAGTGCAACTGATAACGGGACATTATGACAACAGAGATTGTTTATATTAGAGAATACTGTGTtgccattaaaatttttattttcattatgtggAAAATGTTCTCTTAGAACTGTTTATTGACATGAgtagctgtgtgtgtgcacacgcgtgatgtacacacacacacgtaaatgttaacagtggttctGCCTAGGTGGCGGGATTACACATGATCTGTACTTTCCTTACATTTGAATTTTGTGCATtatctttataataaaacatGCCTTTAAAAATCATTGACTATTTTTCAGATAAACAGGATGAAGTTGTCTATTATGACCCATGCGAAAGTCCAGAGGAACTGAAAGCCATTGACCAAatcctggggctgcagggtggtgAGAATGCGGAGACGAGGGGGCTCCGCCGGCAGTGCCGGCAGCTGGAGCGGAAACGGGGCAGGATCTGCGCCAGGAGGGCCTACCTCAGGAGCAGGAAGGTGGGCGCCGGCAGCTTTCTGTATTTCCCTTCCAGGCCTTTCTTCATTCATGAAAGATAAAGAGGTTTCGAAGATAAGGCTTTGACCTTATTTTCTGTGCATTGATACGGATGCCAGTAGCTGCAATTACAATATATTAAcaattttttgtcttaaaatgaTCCTTTGTTTCTTGCGGTATTTAAGCATTTATCATAATCTGTAGATTTTAATTTGTTCAACAGCTATTTGTTGAATGCCTGTTCCATACGACaggtattttaaaatcacaataagtAAAAAATTCTAATCATCAGGAATAGTGAATTCTAAAATTTAGTGTAAATTGTTGATTATAAAATCAGAGATAATATTTAGCTCATTTCAATctttatatttgattatttttttcttaattactccATGATTATATAAAAAAGTAACATGCTAAGACTGGTTAAGCGTCATTGAAATACTGGTCTTAATGTAATTTTTCAGGAATGTGTTGGTTGGATATGTTTATATAGGTAAGTTTGGAAGTGTAATGACTATTTGTAACATTGTGAGGAAATGTGTATCCTCCTCTCACTTGCCCTTGGTCAGAGAATTCACTTTTTCCTCACTCAAAGCACTAAATCTGTGGCCCTTCTGATGGGCCAACTGATTCCTGGAAGTGCCTGCCAGCCCCTCATCACACGGCTGAGCAGGCAGCAGGCCCACGGAGCCCCTCCAGAAACTCCAGTTCATGAATGCCCTGCACAGCAGCCCAAATGCAGTGCTTTCTCCTTTTAACCTTCTATGCTGTAGCCTATGGTAAGAGTAAAAACCCTGGAGGTAATTTGTATTATTCCACCAGGATCaatgcaaagaaaaccatcaactcCGACTGCAGCAGGCTGAAGAAAGTGTGAGATATTTTCACCAGCACCATAGTGTTCAGATGGTGAGTcattaaagaaaactatttttgaTTTGCATAACGTGGCACACTGGCTTAACTGCGCAGATgccacagcccaggcctgaaggcacggtggggaggggcggggggaggaggccATCCTGTCGGTTCCGGACCCTTTCTCTCTTGAGACTTTTACTTTAAGGAATTCACAAGTgtgtatttgtttaaatatagaaAAGAGACAAGTTAAAAGAAgaggagcaaaagaaaaaagaatggataaATCAAGAACGCCAGAAGACCCTGCAGCGGTTAAGAGCATTTAAGGAGGTAAGTCCCGTCACTAATTGCCTTGCTTACGTTTTCTGAAGCAATAAATCAAGATCACCCATCCTCGGAGAAAAGGATGAAGCATTAGGAACAGATCGTTTGGAACACAAAACGTTCCCCAAAtgccattatttttcatatataaatgaaaGCCAAACAACAGTAGAACACGGAGATGTTTTGACCTTGCCGCACGCCCTCCCCGCCCGAGTGTGCCAGCTCTGCCCACCACGGTGCCCACCACGGTGCCCACCAGCAGGGAAGGCGGAAACTAGTTACATTACCATTAACTTGAGCTGGCTTCCTCCTCATCtgcaataaagaattttttaaaatgcagtcaaGGAAACCTTGTGACATAGGTATAGTTAAGTGCTCCATTAAAAATGAATACTTCTGCCTGACAGGGACAGGCCACGGAGTGAACAACCATGACACTCCAAGGTCAGCTTTTTTTCTGGGACACTTAACTCCTCTGACCATTACCAGGCGCCTGCCACATCCCAGGCACGGAGCCAGGCACTGGCGttctccttcaatttttaaaacgaCCCTGTAAGATACCCTCCTCACCACTTTACAGATGACCAGCCAAGGCTCAGAGTGGTCACACAGGTTGTACAGAGCCAGGTCTTTCTAACCCCAGAGCCACAGCAGGGATTCTGCAACCCGGCAGCACATCAGGAGCAGCTGGGGAGCTAATGCCCAGACCCACCCCCAGAGATTTTGGCCAGGGCCTGGGCATGaatggaggtggggagagtgCACACAGGGGAGCTCCCCGAAGGCCAGCAGAACGTAGAGCAAACGAGCTGGCGAGTACCTGGCTGCCTCCAGAAGG contains:
- the WHAMM gene encoding WASP homolog-associated protein with actin, membranes and microtubules, coding for MEDEQPDSLEGWVPVREDLFAEPERHQLRFLVAWNNAEGKFAVTCHDRTAQRQRRREGNRPGSPPSWAGLLSAAGLRGAHRQLAALWPPLEHCFPPLPPELEAGGGAWGLWELVWPARAGLGEAELQELCLRLERYLGLAADGCGGAAVRDALLPVDGGAPDCESPRAFRERALRARLSEADARLRQILQGRERANTMVALMEIYREEDEAYQEFVTLATMFFQYLLKPFRDMREFATSCKLDILKSLDEDDLGPKRIVALRKEAQEWTRQAEAAIVSIQDITVNYFKETVKALAGMQKQMEQDKKRFGQAAWATAAPRLERLKLMLARETLQLMRAKELCLNHKRAEIQGKMEYLPEQEKNIDVVDELEIEYYEVQLELYDVKFEILKYEEILLTTKLDSIKRLIKDKQDEVVYYDPCESPEELKAIDQILGLQGGENAETRGLRRQCRQLERKRGRICARRAYLRSRKDQCKENHQLRLQQAEESVRYFHQHHSVQMKRDKLKEEEQKKKEWINQERQKTLQRLRAFKERRPGPSVLKVPYSEPEAPNLRGELPQQTSSPTPQTKVVIPPSFKKTRSAPLSEASNVKTPKSQDCSGNIPAQISVQGGDQTHSKPSEELSLPPPPPPLPPPPPPPPPPLPPPAPPLFPVPPSSLSANHRNLNVHIRTSGKDDQPLPLVCESPAERPHDSSDSFKCPGSMDEVLASLRHGRAPVQKVEAPAVAPPHASVNEHILAAIRQGVKLRKVHPDLGLSPSSKPTSDLERSIKAALQRIKRVSADSEEEEEEESGPSEWDH